A window of Polypterus senegalus isolate Bchr_013 chromosome 14, ASM1683550v1, whole genome shotgun sequence contains these coding sequences:
- the mrps14 gene encoding 28S ribosomal protein S14, mitochondrial, whose translation MAASMWRASLSLGFRLLQSSFKTANQALQTKTHYLEQVRSHYIDWKMLRDVKRRKMAFQYASDRLRINAIRKNTILPKELQEVADKEIAAFPKDSCPVRIRNRCVITSRPRGVKRIWRLSRIMFRQFADHSQMSGIQRAMW comes from the exons ATGGCTGCTTCTATGTGGCGTGCGAGTCTTAGTCTGGGTTTTAGATTATTGCAGTCCTCGTTTAAAACAGCAAACCAG GCATTGCAAACTAAAACCCATTATTTGGAGCAAGTGCGAAGTCACTACATAGACTGGAAGATGCTTCGGGATGTCAAGAGAAGGAAGATGGCTTTTCAGTATGCCAGTGATAGGTTACGCATTAATGCAATCAGGAAAAATACAATTCTTCCGAAAGAGCTTcag gaGGTGGCTGATAAAGAAATTGCAGCTTTCCCAAAAGACAGCTGCCCAGTGCGAATTCGAAATAGATGTGTGATAACCTCACGTCCACGAGGTGTAAAGCGCATTTGGCGTCTTAGTCGTATTATGTTTCGCCAATTTGCAGATCACAGTCAGATGTCTGGGATCCAAAGAGCAATGTGGTAG